One Aethina tumida isolate Nest 87 chromosome 5, icAetTumi1.1, whole genome shotgun sequence genomic window carries:
- the LOC109593903 gene encoding lipase member I: MRIFNFLVAVLLTLQINGLRCLELTFGECPLVFLEQCKPKWINFILSMRRGSQTYLYKIDPYNPVFPYDFDHLKPLKIVVHGYGGLKIDSATRNVTAAYQEIGVNVIIVDWASLASVPCYATAYLNTWHVGQCLAVLAVSLMPLGIHPGLVHLVGFSLGAHIVGFAGAHVQRTTGLSFYRITGLDPALPFFATLKNDWKLDKTDAKFVDVIHTSAGFFGKIEPSGDVDFYVNGGVIQPFCNNFNYPPLCSHLLAGLYFAESIRNKTRFLGRECENVLYFPPSICDGNKIVTMGEYVDHGIKGIFYTRTSDKMPFGID; the protein is encoded by the exons cagttttattaactt TACAAATAAACGGTTTGCGATGTTTGGAGTTGACGTTCGGAGAATGTCCTTTGGTGTTCTTGGAACAGTGCAAACCGAAATGGATAAACTTCATCCTTTCGATGCGACGAGGAAGCCAAACTTATTTGTACAAAATCGATCCATACAATCCGGTTTTTCCGTACGATTTCGATCATTTGAAACCGCTGAAAATCGTGGTACACGGCTATGGAGGACTGAAAATCGATTCGGCTACGAGGAATGTCACTGCCGCTTACCAAGAAATCGGagttaatgtaattattg TGGACTGGGCGAGCTTGGCATCGGTGCCGTGTTACGCGACCGCTTATTTAAACACGTGGCACGTGGGCCAATGTTTGGCGGTGTTGGCGGTCAGTCTGATGCCCCTCGGAATCCATCCGGGGTTGGTGCACTTGGTGGGGTTCAGTCTTGGGGCGCATATTGTCGGATTCGCCGGCGCCCACGTCCAGAGGACAACAGGTCTTTCGTTTTACAGGATCACCG GTTTGGATCCAGCTCTTCCTTTTTTTGCAACATTAAAAAACGATTGGAAACTGGACAAAACTGATGCAAAGTTCGTCGATGTCATTCATACCAGTGCTggtttttttggaaaaatcgAACCTTCTGGTGATGTCGACTTTTATGTCAACGGTGGAGTAATTCAACCCTTTTGCAACaattttaact ATCCTCCATTATGCAGTCACCTCCTGGCTGGACTGTATTTTGCTGAAAGTATCAGGAATAAAACGAGATTTTTAGGTAGAGAATGTGAAAATGTTCTATATTTTCCTCCATCTATTTGTGatggtaataaaattgttacaatgGGTGAATATGTCGATCATGG AATCAAAGGAATTTTCTATACTAGAACTTCAGATAAAATGCCTTTTGGTATAGATTAA